In Nitrobacteraceae bacterium AZCC 1564, the following proteins share a genomic window:
- a CDS encoding phosphatidate cytidylyltransferase (product_source=KO:K00981; cog=COG0575; ko=KO:K00981; pfam=PF01148; superfamily=51905; transmembrane_helix_parts=Inside_1_11,TMhelix_12_31,Outside_32_34,TMhelix_35_57,Inside_58_63,TMhelix_64_81,Outside_82_84,TMhelix_85_102,Inside_103_106,TMhelix_107_126,Outside_127_130,TMhelix_131_153,Inside_154_172,TMhelix_173_195,Outside_196_247,TMhelix_248_265,Inside_266_275): protein MTPNVPRGASNLFMRVVAALVLAPLTIAIAWIGGWLWLLLVMAAAALLYYEWLMIVGASRNWPVVGVGVAALMAAALLLALGKPGLMLTVLAVGLVLSGGLAQEQRWWTSSGLAYASAALVAAALVRFDPSIGLVALMFVFLVVWATDIGGYFAGRGIGGPKLWPRVSPKKTWAGAIGGLVLSLVIAAAFALLGFGRMFPLLVLGTVLSVVSQLGDLFESAIKRRFGVKDSSQIIPGHGGLLDRLDGFVAAIVFAALIGFMRGGLDGVGRGFMVW, encoded by the coding sequence ATGACGCCAAATGTACCCCGGGGCGCGAGCAATTTGTTCATGCGCGTTGTTGCGGCGCTGGTACTGGCGCCGCTCACCATCGCGATTGCCTGGATTGGTGGCTGGTTGTGGCTGCTGCTGGTGATGGCTGCAGCCGCTTTGCTGTACTACGAATGGCTCATGATTGTCGGCGCCTCCCGCAACTGGCCGGTCGTCGGTGTGGGAGTGGCTGCGCTGATGGCGGCAGCTCTGTTGCTCGCGCTTGGGAAGCCCGGTCTGATGCTGACGGTTCTGGCGGTTGGCCTGGTTCTGTCGGGGGGGCTCGCGCAAGAACAGCGCTGGTGGACATCGAGCGGGCTCGCTTACGCCTCCGCAGCGCTTGTCGCAGCCGCGCTGGTGCGTTTCGATCCCAGTATTGGCCTCGTCGCGCTGATGTTCGTTTTTCTCGTGGTTTGGGCGACAGACATTGGCGGTTACTTTGCCGGGCGCGGCATCGGCGGGCCGAAGCTTTGGCCGCGTGTCAGCCCCAAGAAGACCTGGGCCGGAGCAATCGGCGGACTGGTTTTGAGCCTGGTGATCGCCGCGGCTTTCGCGCTTCTCGGCTTTGGCCGGATGTTTCCGTTACTCGTGCTCGGAACGGTGCTGTCGGTGGTATCGCAGCTTGGCGATCTGTTTGAGTCCGCGATCAAGCGTCGGTTCGGCGTCAAGGATTCGAGCCAGATCATTCCCGGTCATGGTGGATTGCTGGATCGGCTTGATGGTTTCGTTGCGGCGATTGTTTTTGCCGCGTTAATTGGCTTTATGCGCGGCGGCCTTGATGGCGTCGGTCGCGGTTTCATGGTTTGGTGA
- a CDS encoding 1-deoxy-D-xylulose-5-phosphate reductoisomerase (product_source=KO:K00099; cath_funfam=1.10.1740.10,3.40.50.720; cog=COG0743; ko=KO:K00099; pfam=PF02670,PF08436,PF13288; superfamily=51735,55347,69055; tigrfam=TIGR00243), which produces MASVAVSWFGDVMNAVPLNKNQHALTKDRVVTILGATGSIGQSTVDLVRRSSGKFRVEALTAHSNVVELAKLARELNVKFAAVADEKCYGDLKDALSGSGIEAGAGEEALVEAALRPANWVMAAMSGAAGLKPAMAAAGRGEVVALANKECLVCAGEVFMRHASANGATVLPVDSEHNALFQAMGAGRREDLVRVILTASGGPFRSATLAQIENATVEQALKHPNWSMGRKITIDSATMFNKALEIIEAFHLFELKADQIDVLVHPQSIIHGLVEFSDRSVVAQMGAPDMRTPIAHCLAWPERIDGPANRLDLAQIGQLTFEAPDPVRFPALRLVQEALVAGGAAPTILNAANEVAVAAFLDRKIGFGGISRLVEATMNAMARQGVTKAPASADEALNIDYNARNVAATLAPELALKAS; this is translated from the coding sequence ATGGCGTCGGTCGCGGTTTCATGGTTTGGTGATGTGATGAATGCTGTTCCCCTCAACAAGAATCAACACGCGCTCACGAAGGATCGTGTCGTCACGATTCTCGGTGCGACCGGCTCCATTGGTCAGAGCACGGTTGATCTTGTGCGACGTTCGTCGGGCAAGTTTCGCGTCGAAGCGCTAACCGCGCATAGCAACGTCGTGGAGCTGGCCAAGCTTGCACGCGAGCTGAACGTGAAGTTTGCCGCCGTTGCCGATGAAAAATGTTACGGCGATCTGAAGGACGCGCTTTCCGGGTCCGGCATTGAGGCCGGGGCAGGCGAGGAAGCTCTCGTCGAAGCCGCGTTGCGCCCGGCTAATTGGGTGATGGCTGCGATGAGCGGCGCCGCCGGCCTCAAACCCGCGATGGCTGCCGCTGGCCGTGGTGAGGTGGTGGCGCTGGCGAACAAGGAATGCCTTGTTTGCGCCGGCGAAGTTTTTATGCGGCATGCCTCCGCTAACGGTGCGACGGTCCTACCGGTCGATTCCGAGCACAACGCATTGTTTCAGGCGATGGGTGCGGGGCGCCGTGAAGATCTCGTGCGCGTCATCCTGACCGCGTCGGGAGGGCCTTTCCGCTCAGCAACGTTGGCGCAGATCGAGAACGCGACCGTCGAGCAGGCGCTCAAGCATCCGAACTGGAGCATGGGCCGAAAAATCACCATCGATTCGGCGACCATGTTCAACAAGGCGCTCGAAATCATCGAAGCGTTCCATCTGTTCGAGTTGAAGGCTGATCAGATCGATGTCCTGGTGCATCCGCAATCCATCATTCATGGGTTGGTCGAATTCTCCGACCGCTCGGTCGTCGCGCAGATGGGGGCGCCCGACATGCGCACGCCGATCGCGCACTGTCTTGCGTGGCCCGAGCGGATTGATGGTCCGGCCAATAGGCTCGATCTCGCGCAGATCGGTCAGTTGACTTTTGAGGCGCCAGATCCGGTCCGTTTCCCGGCACTGCGTCTGGTGCAGGAAGCATTGGTTGCGGGCGGCGCTGCCCCGACTATCTTAAACGCCGCAAATGAGGTGGCGGTGGCTGCCTTCCTTGACCGGAAAATCGGCTTTGGCGGTATTTCCCGGCTGGTCGAAGCAACCATGAATGCCATGGCACGCCAAGGCGTCACCAAGGCGCCGGCCAGTGCGGACGAGGCACTGAATATTGACTATAATGCGCGAAATGTCGCGGCCACTCTTGCACCTGAATTAGCCTTAAAGGCATCCTAA
- a CDS encoding regulator of sigma E protease (product_source=KO:K11749; cath_funfam=2.30.42.10; cog=COG0750; ko=KO:K11749; pfam=PF02163,PF17820; smart=SM00228; superfamily=50156; transmembrane_helix_parts=Outside_1_9,TMhelix_10_32,Inside_33_38,TMhelix_39_61,Outside_62_118,TMhelix_119_141,Inside_142_300,TMhelix_301_323,Outside_324_355,TMhelix_356_375,Inside_376_388), translated as MDFFLHSFSALSHGLIGYIVPFLFVLTIVVFFHELGHFLVARWAGVRVLTFSLGFGPELFGFNDRHGTRWRVSAIPLGGYVKFFGDDSEASTPSSEALTKMTDEERKVSFHGKKVGPRAAIVAAGPIANFLLAIVIFAALFTFFGKPNQSARVDTIQENSAAATAGFKSGDVVTAIDGKAIENFTDMQRIVSSSAGVPMTFTVKRAKEAVTLHATPELREVTDHFGNTHRMGVLGITRATSPEDATAVQRVDPATAVWLGVKETWFVVDQTLSYIGKVLVGRASTDQIGGPVRIAQISGQVATLGLVPLIHLAAVLSVSIGLLNLFPVPLLDGGHLLFYAVEALKGSPMSDRSQEFGFRVGLALILMLVVFTFYNDVHQVPWLKNLLG; from the coding sequence GTGGACTTTTTTCTCCATAGTTTCAGTGCGTTGAGCCATGGCCTGATTGGCTACATTGTCCCGTTCTTATTCGTTCTCACCATCGTCGTCTTCTTTCATGAGCTCGGGCACTTTCTCGTCGCGCGTTGGGCCGGCGTCAGGGTGTTAACGTTCTCGCTCGGTTTCGGCCCGGAGCTCTTTGGGTTCAACGATCGCCACGGCACGCGCTGGCGCGTCTCGGCGATTCCGCTCGGCGGCTATGTCAAATTTTTCGGCGACGATTCGGAGGCGAGCACGCCGTCCTCCGAAGCGCTGACCAAGATGACTGATGAGGAGCGCAAGGTCAGCTTCCACGGCAAGAAGGTTGGTCCGCGCGCTGCCATCGTTGCAGCGGGGCCAATTGCGAACTTCCTTTTGGCCATCGTTATTTTCGCGGCGCTGTTCACGTTCTTTGGCAAGCCGAACCAGAGTGCGCGCGTCGACACCATTCAGGAAAACAGCGCGGCAGCGACCGCTGGCTTCAAATCCGGCGACGTCGTGACGGCGATCGATGGCAAGGCCATCGAGAATTTCACCGATATGCAGCGGATCGTGAGTTCCTCCGCTGGAGTCCCGATGACGTTCACGGTCAAACGCGCCAAGGAGGCCGTGACCCTGCACGCAACACCGGAACTGCGTGAAGTGACGGATCACTTTGGTAACACGCATCGGATGGGCGTGCTCGGCATCACCCGGGCGACGTCGCCCGAAGATGCGACAGCTGTTCAGCGTGTCGATCCGGCAACTGCGGTGTGGCTCGGCGTCAAGGAAACCTGGTTCGTTGTGGATCAGACCCTGTCCTATATCGGCAAGGTTCTTGTGGGCCGCGCCAGCACGGACCAGATCGGCGGCCCGGTGCGAATCGCTCAGATCTCTGGACAGGTCGCGACCCTCGGTCTCGTGCCTCTCATCCACCTGGCAGCGGTGCTTTCAGTCTCAATCGGCCTGCTCAACCTGTTTCCAGTGCCGCTCTTGGATGGTGGACACCTTTTGTTCTACGCGGTCGAGGCCCTGAAGGGCAGCCCGATGTCCGATCGATCGCAGGAGTTTGGCTTCAGGGTGGGGCTGGCGCTGATTCTGATGTTGGTAGTCTTTACGTTCTATAATGACGTGCACCAGGTTCCGTGGCTCAAGAATCTGCTTGGATAA
- a CDS encoding outer membrane protein insertion porin family (product_source=KO:K07277; cath_funfam=2.40.160.50,3.10.20.310; cleavage_site_network=SignalP-noTM; cog=COG4775; ko=KO:K07277; pfam=PF01103,PF07244; tigrfam=TIGR03303; transmembrane_helix_parts=Inside_1_6,TMhelix_7_29,Outside_30_833): MMFGLRVLRGGLAAALIMCALPVAAVTTASFVSSSASAQTVSSIGVEGNRRIEADTIRSYFKPGPSGRLDSVRIDDGLKALIETGLFQDVRINQAGGRLVVVVVENPVINRVVFEGNKKVKDEQLQAEVQSKARGTLSRAMVQSDTQRISEIYRRNGRYDVRVEPKIIDQPNNRVDLVFEITEGPKTGVKVIEFVGNQAYSSYRLKDVIKTRESNFLSFLGGNDVYDPDRVEADRDMLRRFYLKNGYADVQIVAALTEYDPARSGFIVTFKIEEGQQYRVGSVEFQSSIPNLDGSSFRSLSRVSVGSVYNAEAVEKSVEEMTIEASRRGYAFATVKPRGDRNFEAHTVSIVFAVEEGPRTYIERINVRGNTRTRDYVIRREFDISEGDAYNRALVDRAERRLKNLDFFKSVKIGTEPGSSNDRVVLNVDVEEKSTGDFSVSGGYSTADGLLGEVSVSERNLLGRGLFAKASVQYGQRTQGYALSFVEPYLLGYRVALGLDLYQRKQLASSYVSYDSETLGFSPRLGFQLREDLNLQLRYSISRQKITLPDYLTNCQNNNPGLNYFPTPAFIAGGGPTGSIPGATHSGPFDANLGGNNCFVDGEASLAVRKELASGQALTSAVGYSLAYNTLDNNKDPTTGILATLNQDFAGVGGDVSYLKTTGDIKAYTPIVADIVGLLHLQGGILNQTGKDIRMLDHFQMGPNLVRGFAPLGIGPRDITPGTYNDALGGTKYWGASVELQMPFWFLPKEIGLKGAVFADAGSLFDYKGPTCWNVTNECLTVGADDGLVRSSVGVGLIWQSPFGPLRFDYAVPVTKSKNDVVQEFRFGGGTSF, translated from the coding sequence ATGATGTTTGGATTGCGAGTGCTACGGGGTGGCTTGGCCGCCGCCCTCATCATGTGTGCTTTGCCTGTTGCGGCAGTTACGACGGCGTCGTTCGTGTCGTCCTCAGCGTCTGCCCAGACCGTTTCGTCTATTGGCGTCGAGGGGAACCGGCGTATCGAGGCCGATACCATCCGCTCCTATTTTAAGCCTGGCCCTAGCGGCCGCCTCGACAGCGTGCGAATCGACGACGGCCTAAAGGCGCTGATCGAGACTGGGTTGTTCCAGGACGTAAGGATTAACCAGGCTGGTGGCCGGCTGGTGGTTGTGGTCGTCGAAAACCCGGTGATCAACCGGGTGGTCTTCGAAGGCAACAAGAAGGTCAAAGACGAGCAGTTGCAGGCGGAAGTGCAGTCCAAGGCTCGCGGCACTCTGTCCCGCGCCATGGTCCAGTCTGACACCCAGCGCATCTCCGAAATCTATCGCCGCAACGGGCGCTACGACGTTCGTGTCGAGCCGAAAATCATCGATCAACCCAACAACCGCGTCGACTTGGTATTTGAGATTACCGAAGGCCCGAAGACCGGCGTCAAGGTGATCGAATTCGTCGGAAACCAAGCTTATTCGTCCTATCGTTTGAAGGACGTGATCAAGACCCGCGAATCTAACTTCTTGAGCTTTCTCGGGGGCAACGACGTCTACGATCCGGACCGTGTCGAGGCCGATCGTGACATGCTGCGTCGCTTCTATCTGAAGAACGGTTACGCCGACGTCCAGATCGTCGCCGCGTTGACTGAGTATGACCCCGCGCGCAGCGGCTTCATCGTGACCTTCAAGATCGAAGAAGGCCAGCAGTACCGCGTGGGTTCAGTGGAGTTCCAGTCCTCCATTCCTAATCTCGACGGCAGTTCGTTCCGCAGTCTGTCGCGCGTCAGCGTCGGCTCGGTCTACAACGCCGAGGCGGTCGAGAAGTCCGTTGAAGAAATGACGATCGAGGCCTCTCGCCGTGGCTATGCGTTCGCGACGGTGAAGCCGCGCGGCGATCGTAACTTCGAGGCGCATACCGTTTCGATCGTCTTCGCGGTGGAAGAGGGCCCGCGGACTTATATCGAGCGAATCAACGTTCGCGGCAACACGCGAACCCGTGACTACGTCATCCGCCGCGAGTTCGATATTTCGGAAGGTGACGCCTACAATCGCGCGCTGGTTGATCGTGCTGAGCGTCGCCTGAAGAATCTCGACTTCTTCAAGTCGGTGAAGATTGGGACGGAACCGGGATCTTCGAACGATCGCGTTGTGCTCAACGTTGACGTCGAAGAAAAGTCCACCGGCGACTTCTCGGTCTCGGGCGGTTACTCGACTGCTGATGGTCTGTTGGGTGAAGTCAGCGTGTCCGAACGCAACCTGCTTGGCCGCGGCCTGTTTGCAAAGGCGTCGGTTCAGTACGGCCAGCGCACGCAAGGCTATGCATTGTCATTCGTCGAGCCGTATCTGCTGGGTTACCGCGTGGCTCTGGGCCTCGACCTCTATCAGCGCAAACAGCTTGCCTCGAGCTACGTGTCGTATGACAGCGAGACACTGGGCTTCAGCCCGCGCCTCGGCTTCCAGTTGCGCGAAGACCTGAACCTGCAGCTGCGTTATTCGATCTCGCGGCAGAAGATCACGCTGCCGGACTATCTGACGAACTGTCAGAATAATAATCCCGGTCTGAATTATTTCCCCACGCCAGCGTTTATCGCCGGCGGCGGCCCTACGGGATCAATTCCCGGTGCGACTCATAGCGGACCGTTCGATGCGAACCTCGGCGGCAACAACTGCTTCGTGGATGGCGAGGCGTCGCTTGCGGTCCGTAAGGAACTGGCGAGCGGCCAAGCTCTGACCTCTGCAGTCGGCTATTCGCTGGCCTACAACACCCTCGATAATAACAAGGATCCAACCACTGGTATCCTCGCTACCCTCAATCAGGACTTCGCGGGCGTTGGTGGTGACGTGAGCTACCTCAAGACGACCGGTGACATTAAGGCCTACACGCCGATCGTTGCTGATATCGTCGGCTTGCTGCACCTGCAGGGTGGTATCCTGAATCAGACGGGCAAAGACATCCGCATGCTGGATCACTTCCAGATGGGTCCGAACCTGGTTCGTGGCTTTGCTCCGCTGGGTATTGGCCCGCGGGATATCACACCGGGTACCTATAACGACGCCCTTGGCGGCACGAAGTATTGGGGTGCATCGGTTGAGCTGCAGATGCCGTTCTGGTTCCTGCCTAAGGAGATCGGCTTGAAGGGCGCTGTCTTCGCGGATGCCGGTTCGCTGTTCGACTACAAGGGGCCGACCTGCTGGAACGTGACCAACGAATGTCTGACCGTCGGTGCGGATGATGGATTGGTTCGTTCGTCGGTTGGTGTCGGCTTGATCTGGCAGTCGCCGTTCGGACCGCTGCGTTTCGACTACGCCGTCCCGGTCACGAAGAGCAAGAACGACGTGGTTCAGGAATTCCGGTTCGGCGGCGGTACGTCGTTCTAA
- a CDS encoding UDP-3-O-[3-hydroxymyristoyl] glucosamine N-acyltransferase (product_source=KO:K02536; cath_funfam=2.160.10.10; cog=COG1044; ko=KO:K02536; pfam=PF04613; superfamily=51161; tigrfam=TIGR01853), with product MTQPTFFKRPQPITLADLATLTGAQLADVSLGGRVVTGTASLDRAGPIHLTFCEQKKYADQLARTQAGACLVNELLEPSVPSHVAVLRVANPYRAFIGAMRQLYPDALRPASSFDNSQISPSAVVHPTAWLEEDVVVDPLAVIGPDVEIGSGTVIGAGAVIGAGVRIGRDCSIGASSTVLCALIGNEVIIHPGCRIGQDGFGYMPGAKGHLKIPQTGRVIIQNAVEIGAGTTVDRGALNDTVIGEGSKIDNLVQIGHNVIIGRNCIVVSQSGIAGSSTLGDGVVLGARIGVSDHATIGDGAQIAARSSVVGEVPAGAKWGGSPAKPIKQFFRELFEVERLGREGSQKTKSKPSAAGDKGQT from the coding sequence ATGACGCAGCCCACGTTCTTTAAACGCCCTCAGCCCATAACGCTGGCGGATTTAGCGACGCTGACCGGAGCACAGTTGGCCGACGTCTCGCTCGGCGGGCGTGTGGTCACGGGAACAGCTTCGCTCGACCGGGCGGGGCCAATCCATCTGACATTCTGTGAGCAGAAAAAATACGCCGACCAGCTGGCGCGGACCCAGGCGGGGGCCTGTCTGGTGAACGAGCTGCTGGAACCATCCGTTCCGTCGCATGTGGCGGTTCTGCGGGTTGCTAACCCGTATCGCGCGTTTATCGGGGCGATGCGGCAGCTTTATCCGGACGCGTTACGGCCGGCTTCGTCCTTCGACAACAGCCAGATCTCGCCCTCCGCCGTGGTTCATCCGACGGCTTGGCTCGAAGAGGATGTGGTGGTCGACCCACTGGCCGTCATCGGGCCGGACGTGGAGATCGGTTCGGGGACGGTGATCGGTGCCGGCGCAGTGATCGGGGCGGGGGTCCGGATCGGGCGCGATTGCAGCATTGGAGCATCTTCAACCGTCCTTTGCGCACTGATTGGCAATGAGGTCATCATCCATCCAGGCTGCCGGATCGGTCAGGATGGATTTGGCTATATGCCAGGAGCCAAGGGCCACCTTAAAATCCCGCAGACCGGACGAGTAATCATCCAGAACGCCGTCGAAATCGGCGCCGGTACCACGGTTGACCGAGGTGCCCTGAACGACACGGTGATCGGGGAAGGCAGCAAGATCGACAATCTGGTCCAGATCGGTCACAACGTGATCATTGGGCGGAATTGCATCGTTGTCAGCCAGAGCGGCATCGCGGGCAGTTCTACACTTGGCGACGGCGTCGTTCTTGGAGCGCGCATCGGCGTGAGCGACCATGCGACGATTGGCGACGGCGCGCAGATTGCGGCGCGCAGCAGCGTCGTCGGTGAGGTGCCCGCCGGAGCGAAGTGGGGCGGGTCGCCGGCCAAGCCGATCAAACAGTTCTTTCGCGAATTGTTCGAGGTCGAACGGCTGGGCCGGGAAGGAAGTCAGAAAACGAAATCGAAGCCGTCCGCTGCGGGCGATAAGGGGCAGACATAA
- a CDS encoding 3-hydroxyacyl-[acyl-carrier-protein] dehydratase (product_source=KO:K02372; cath_funfam=3.10.129.10; cog=COG0764; ko=KO:K02372; pfam=PF07977; superfamily=54637; tigrfam=TIGR01750), whose amino-acid sequence MEAQAPITIEAVDIATILKTLPHRYPFLLIDRVIDVRSDFSGIGIKNVTINEPQLAGHFPNRPIYPGVLMIEGMAQTAGVIGMLSTETDRPTAVYFLTIDKCKFRKPAGPGDVIHYHMKLITRRKEMWWFHGEARVNGKIVAEADVGAMLAD is encoded by the coding sequence ATGGAAGCGCAGGCGCCAATCACCATCGAAGCGGTCGACATCGCGACGATTCTCAAAACATTGCCGCATCGCTATCCATTTTTGCTGATCGATCGGGTGATCGACGTTCGCAGCGATTTCAGCGGCATCGGCATCAAGAACGTCACAATCAACGAGCCCCAGCTTGCCGGTCACTTTCCTAATCGTCCGATCTATCCGGGCGTCTTGATGATCGAAGGCATGGCGCAAACGGCGGGCGTTATCGGTATGCTGTCTACTGAGACGGATCGGCCGACAGCCGTGTATTTCCTGACCATCGACAAGTGCAAATTCCGCAAGCCCGCGGGGCCTGGCGATGTCATACACTACCACATGAAGCTCATCACGCGCCGCAAGGAGATGTGGTGGTTTCACGGAGAGGCGCGTGTCAACGGCAAGATTGTCGCTGAAGCCGATGTCGGCGCCATGCTGGCGGATTAA
- a CDS encoding UDP-N-acetylglucosamine acyltransferase (product_source=KO:K00677; cath_funfam=1.20.1180.10,2.160.10.10; cog=COG1043; ko=KO:K00677; pfam=PF13720; superfamily=51161; tigrfam=TIGR01852) — protein MSKIDPTARIEDGAIIGDGASIGPYCIIGPNVTIGPGTKLVSHVNVAGHTTLGAECVVHPFASLGTPPQDLGYRDEPTKLEIGDGCVIRESVTMNVGTVKGGGITRVGSRGFFMAYSHVGHDCIVGDNVIFANSATLGGHCEIGDFVYFGGLSAAHQFVRIGSQAMIGGVSGLRHDVIPYGLASGQFAHLEGLNVVGMRRRGFTHKRLQVVREFYQKLFHGNGIFAERLEALRPMASADPAIAEILAFIGDGIKRPLCMAHNNPNKPTERSNLNSV, from the coding sequence ATGAGCAAGATCGATCCAACGGCGCGGATTGAAGACGGTGCAATAATTGGAGACGGCGCTTCGATTGGGCCTTATTGCATCATTGGACCGAATGTAACGATTGGTCCTGGCACGAAGTTGGTGTCGCACGTCAATGTTGCTGGCCACACGACTCTCGGCGCTGAGTGTGTTGTACATCCGTTCGCTTCGCTGGGGACGCCGCCGCAAGATCTGGGCTATCGGGACGAGCCAACCAAGCTTGAGATAGGCGATGGGTGCGTCATACGCGAAAGCGTAACGATGAATGTCGGCACGGTGAAAGGCGGAGGAATTACGCGTGTCGGCAGCCGCGGTTTTTTCATGGCCTACTCCCATGTCGGACACGATTGCATCGTCGGCGACAACGTGATTTTCGCGAACAGTGCAACGCTGGGCGGGCATTGTGAGATTGGCGATTTTGTCTATTTTGGCGGACTATCCGCGGCTCACCAATTTGTTCGTATTGGAAGCCAGGCCATGATCGGCGGCGTTTCCGGCCTTCGCCATGATGTCATTCCTTACGGTCTGGCGAGCGGCCAGTTCGCTCACCTCGAGGGATTAAACGTTGTCGGCATGCGACGCCGAGGGTTTACGCATAAGCGACTTCAGGTCGTGCGCGAATTTTATCAAAAGCTGTTTCATGGCAACGGAATTTTCGCTGAGCGCCTTGAGGCTCTTCGGCCGATGGCAAGTGCTGATCCGGCAATCGCGGAGATCTTGGCTTTCATCGGAGACGGCAT